One genomic window of Ottowia oryzae includes the following:
- a CDS encoding DEAD/DEAH box helicase: MTSFEENHAFSQDESAQAAIENAAPEAYAEAAQASVMAPPADAADAPVPGAAFAALGLAPELVAAVTDLGYTQPTPVQLRTIPLALSGKADQGAFNDLMVSSQTGSGKTAAFLLPMLHTLVQQQHEVAAAEIAAWDAKVAEALANGEPAPKKPRRKSPLDSRHFKPAVPGALVLCPTRELAQQVASDAIDLVKHCRGLRVANVVGGMPYQLQIAKLQNANLVVATPGRLLDLQRSGQIKLDQIRFLVMDEADRMLDLGFADDLAEIHQLTAQRQQTMMFSATFAPRIQQLAMRVMHDNGARVQKVEIATAQEQHANIRQELYWADSPEHKRRLLDYWLRDPSIDQAIVFACTQVECEELAEDLQQNGFAAVSLHGALSQSVRNRRLGALRDGRVQILVATDVAARGIDVPTITHVINFGLPMKAEDYTHRIGRTGRAGRDGLAVTLAEFRDRRRLGDIEAHTRQPFNALTIDGLEPTRFFPPIQEAFGRKGAGKGRPGGRGAPRGGPRGSFGEDRRGPRMVGGGFGERSGDGARRPGAGSSHFGSGKPAPAHAKHGARPAARNGAPAPRAAKPYAPKGR; this comes from the coding sequence ATGACCTCTTTTGAGGAAAACCACGCCTTTTCGCAGGACGAATCTGCGCAGGCAGCTATCGAAAACGCAGCGCCCGAGGCTTATGCCGAGGCCGCTCAAGCCAGCGTGATGGCACCCCCTGCCGATGCAGCCGATGCACCCGTGCCCGGCGCCGCCTTCGCGGCCCTGGGCCTGGCGCCCGAGCTGGTGGCCGCCGTCACCGACCTGGGCTACACCCAGCCCACGCCCGTGCAGCTGCGCACCATTCCGCTGGCCCTGTCGGGCAAGGCGGACCAGGGCGCCTTCAACGACCTGATGGTCAGCAGCCAGACTGGCAGCGGCAAGACCGCCGCCTTCCTGTTGCCCATGCTGCACACCCTGGTGCAGCAGCAGCACGAAGTCGCCGCGGCCGAGATAGCAGCGTGGGACGCCAAGGTCGCCGAGGCGCTGGCCAACGGCGAACCGGCCCCCAAAAAGCCGCGCCGCAAAAGCCCGCTGGATTCGCGCCACTTCAAGCCCGCCGTGCCCGGCGCGCTGGTGCTGTGCCCCACGCGCGAGCTGGCGCAGCAGGTGGCCAGTGACGCCATCGACCTGGTCAAGCACTGCCGCGGCCTGCGCGTGGCCAACGTGGTGGGCGGCATGCCCTACCAGTTGCAAATCGCCAAGCTGCAGAACGCCAACCTGGTCGTCGCCACGCCTGGCCGCCTGCTCGATTTGCAGCGCAGCGGGCAGATCAAGCTGGACCAGATCCGCTTTTTGGTGATGGACGAGGCCGACCGCATGCTCGACCTGGGCTTTGCCGACGACCTGGCCGAAATCCACCAGCTGACCGCCCAGCGCCAGCAAACCATGATGTTCAGCGCCACGTTTGCGCCGCGCATCCAGCAGCTGGCCATGCGCGTGATGCACGACAACGGCGCACGCGTGCAGAAGGTGGAAATCGCCACCGCGCAAGAGCAGCACGCCAACATCCGGCAAGAGCTGTACTGGGCTGACAGCCCTGAGCACAAGCGCCGCCTGCTGGACTACTGGCTGCGCGACCCCAGCATCGACCAGGCCATCGTCTTCGCCTGCACGCAGGTGGAATGCGAAGAGCTGGCCGAAGACCTGCAGCAGAACGGCTTCGCCGCCGTCTCTCTGCACGGCGCGCTGAGCCAGTCCGTGCGCAACCGCCGCCTGGGCGCTCTGCGCGACGGCCGCGTGCAGATCCTGGTCGCCACCGACGTGGCCGCGCGCGGCATCGACGTGCCGACGATCACCCACGTGATCAACTTCGGCTTGCCAATGAAGGCCGAGGACTACACCCACCGCATCGGCCGCACCGGCCGCGCGGGGCGCGATGGCCTGGCCGTCACGCTGGCCGAGTTCCGCGACCGCCGCCGCCTGGGCGACATCGAAGCGCATACGCGCCAGCCGTTCAACGCGCTGACCATCGACGGGCTGGAGCCCACCCGCTTCTTCCCGCCCATCCAGGAAGCGTTTGGCCGCAAAGGCGCGGGCAAAGGCCGTCCGGGTGGTCGTGGCGCGCCTCGCGGCGGCCCGCGCGGCAGCTTCGGCGAAGACCGCCGCGGCCCGCGCATGGTGGGCGGCGGTTTTGGTGAGCGATCGGGCGACGGCGCCCGCCGCCCGGGCGCTGGCAGCTCTCATTTTGGAAGCGGAAAGCCAGCCCCCGCGCACGCCAAGCACGGCGCCCGTCCGGCAGCGCGCAACGGCGCACCCGCACCGCGTGCGGCCAAGCCTTACGCGCCCAAGGGGCGTTGA